In Streptomyces caniferus, one DNA window encodes the following:
- a CDS encoding acyl-CoA dehydrogenase family protein, translating to MRMLDEARSHCDRLLPGLCSALAGVPLAELERPGSPAIELFRKYGGAGLLIPTAHGGAGAGARDAVRTMAALSSYSPSLGAAVAMHGFSVATLRAVPESVNPLVPVLLGAVAGERLLVASAFAEGTSGQGVLAPTMTARATGDGRYRLTGSKKPCSLSRSMDLITASVRLMAPDGGEPETAIVLIPAAAEGVSVHPFWDTLALAGAESDEVRFDEVPCGPEELLRLGDDPADSERLTSTGLIWFQLIISSVYAGLAASLVEDVFRRSRGSASDRAALGAGLRSALLQLDAVALRLEDGEVGTGALADALTVRYAVQDAVGDLSGRSAELLGGMAFIHSSDVAYRLAAGRALAFHPPSRTSTAAPMDAYFAGEPFVMP from the coding sequence TGAGGATGCTGGACGAAGCGCGGTCGCACTGCGACCGCCTGCTGCCGGGGCTGTGCTCCGCGCTGGCGGGAGTCCCGCTGGCCGAGCTGGAGCGTCCGGGCAGCCCCGCGATCGAACTGTTCCGCAAGTACGGTGGCGCCGGACTGCTGATCCCCACCGCACACGGCGGCGCCGGGGCCGGTGCCCGGGACGCCGTACGCACCATGGCCGCCCTCTCGTCGTACTCCCCCTCGCTCGGCGCGGCGGTGGCGATGCACGGCTTCTCCGTCGCCACGCTGCGGGCGGTCCCGGAGAGCGTGAACCCCCTGGTCCCCGTACTGCTCGGGGCGGTGGCGGGCGAACGGCTGCTGGTGGCCTCCGCGTTCGCGGAGGGGACGTCCGGGCAGGGCGTACTGGCGCCGACGATGACGGCACGCGCGACCGGGGACGGCCGCTACCGGCTGACCGGGTCGAAGAAGCCGTGCAGCCTGTCCCGTTCCATGGACCTGATCACCGCGAGCGTACGGCTGATGGCACCGGACGGCGGGGAGCCCGAGACCGCCATCGTGCTGATTCCCGCGGCGGCCGAGGGCGTGAGCGTGCACCCCTTCTGGGACACCCTCGCACTGGCCGGGGCGGAGAGCGACGAGGTGCGCTTCGACGAGGTCCCGTGCGGCCCGGAGGAACTGCTGCGGCTGGGGGACGACCCCGCCGACTCCGAACGGCTCACCAGCACCGGACTGATCTGGTTCCAGCTGATCATCTCCAGCGTCTACGCCGGCCTGGCGGCCTCCCTGGTCGAGGACGTCTTCCGGCGGTCCCGCGGCAGCGCCTCGGACCGGGCCGCCCTGGGGGCCGGGCTGCGCTCGGCCCTGCTCCAGCTCGACGCCGTCGCGCTGCGGCTGGAGGACGGCGAGGTCGGTACGGGCGCGCTCGCCGACGCACTGACGGTGCGCTACGCCGTCCAGGACGCGGTGGGCGACCTGTCGGGCCGCTCCGCCGAACTCCTCGGCGGTATGGCCTTCATCCACTCCTCCGACGTCGCCTACCGGCTGGCCGCGGGACGGGCCCTGGCCTTCCACCCGCCCTCGCGCACGAGTACGGCGGCCCCCATGGACGCCTACTTCGCCGGCGAACCGTTCGTCATGCCCTGA